The Pseudomonas eucalypticola genome has a window encoding:
- the purD gene encoding phosphoribosylamine--glycine ligase, producing the protein MNVLIIGSGGREHALAWKVAQDPRVEKVFVAPGNAGTATEAKCENVAIDVQAIEQLADFAEKNVSLTIVGPEVPLVAGVVDLFRSRGLDCFGPTKGAAQLEGSKAFAKDFLARHKIPTAEYQNFTEIEPALAYLREKGAPIVIKADGLAAGKGVIVALTLAEAEDAVRDMLAGNAFGDAGSRVVIEEFLDGEEASFIVMVDGKNVLPMATSQDHKRVGDGDSGPNTGGMGAYSPAPVVTADVHQKVMDQVIWPTVRGMAEEGNVYTGFLYAGLMIDKAGNPKVIEFNCRFGDPETQPVMLRLQSSLVLLVEAALAQALDKIEAQWDPRPSLGVVLAAGGYPGDYAKGAAIGGLDAAAQLSGKVFHAGTALKDGQVVTSGGRVLCATALGDTVGEAQQQAYALASQIDWEGCFYRSDIGYRAIARESAK; encoded by the coding sequence ATGAACGTATTGATCATTGGCAGCGGCGGCCGTGAACACGCCCTGGCCTGGAAAGTAGCCCAGGACCCGCGTGTCGAGAAAGTCTTCGTCGCCCCCGGCAACGCCGGCACTGCCACCGAAGCCAAGTGCGAAAACGTCGCCATCGACGTGCAGGCCATCGAACAACTGGCCGACTTCGCCGAGAAGAACGTTTCCCTGACCATCGTCGGCCCGGAAGTGCCGCTGGTGGCCGGTGTCGTCGACCTGTTCCGCAGCCGTGGCCTGGATTGCTTCGGCCCTACCAAGGGCGCCGCTCAGCTGGAAGGCTCCAAGGCGTTCGCCAAGGACTTCCTGGCCCGTCACAAGATCCCGACCGCCGAATACCAGAACTTCACCGAAATCGAGCCTGCCCTGGCCTACCTGCGTGAAAAGGGTGCGCCCATCGTCATCAAGGCCGACGGACTGGCCGCCGGCAAAGGCGTCATCGTTGCCCTGACCCTGGCCGAAGCCGAGGACGCGGTGCGCGACATGCTGGCCGGCAACGCCTTCGGTGACGCCGGTTCGCGCGTGGTCATCGAGGAGTTCCTGGACGGCGAGGAAGCCAGCTTCATCGTCATGGTCGACGGCAAGAACGTGCTGCCCATGGCCACCAGCCAGGACCACAAGCGCGTCGGCGACGGCGACAGCGGCCCGAACACCGGCGGCATGGGCGCTTATTCCCCTGCCCCGGTGGTGACCGCCGACGTGCACCAGAAGGTCATGGACCAGGTGATCTGGCCGACCGTGCGCGGCATGGCCGAGGAAGGCAATGTCTACACCGGTTTCCTGTACGCAGGCCTGATGATCGACAAGGCCGGTAACCCGAAGGTCATCGAGTTCAATTGCCGTTTCGGCGACCCCGAAACCCAGCCCGTGATGCTGCGCCTGCAATCGAGCCTGGTGCTGCTGGTAGAGGCCGCCCTGGCCCAGGCGCTGGACAAGATCGAGGCCCAGTGGGACCCGCGCCCTAGCCTAGGCGTGGTGCTGGCGGCCGGCGGCTACCCGGGCGACTACGCCAAGGGCGCCGCCATCGGCGGCCTGGACGCTGCCGCGCAACTGTCCGGCAAGGTCTTCCACGCCGGTACCGCCTTGAAAGACGGCCAGGTCGTGACCTCCGGCGGCCGCGTGCTGTGTGCCACCGCCCTGGGCGATACCGTGGGTGAAGCCCAGCAACAAGCCTACGCCCTGGCCAGCCAGATCGACTGGGAAGGTTGCTTCTACCGCTCCGATATTGGCTACCGCGCCATCGCTCGGGAAAGCGCCAAGTAA
- a CDS encoding hybrid sensor histidine kinase/response regulator: MRWLRIAISSIVCALTLLCAYPAMAESGSGWSVLLDEHAHLQLSDIRSPRYQNQFSPLELSQLTPTAANTAQWLHYRLPPGPHEQVLRIFAPDLSELEFYVLDGDTLVRQQRSGRDSLGVEPALANTDILLPVPISSHALDLYLRLASAHQLRPNVALLPAVTAAADQRQTLLMGLLFGCLAMLVVHNLARYAYSRSSSSLWLAAAETLLTLSAAILLNLSGPWFDTWHSLRTTGSYLSLMVAAICCLMFTQRFFAPRTTPLIDRLLGAAKLLIGLSGLLVLMVDGLPINSITYAMMVVGGLGMLLTAAWHWQKGYRPARLFTWAMLLLNLGVLIVLPALLVLTRTPPQWLVLGLMGIGALTGLMLNTALSERLRTISEDRFSASRELAASTAEINAKAEFLARISHEIRTPMNGVLGMTELLLGTPLSVKQRDYVQTIHSAGNELLTLINEILDISKIESGQIELDDVQFDLSALIEECLNIFRAKAEQQNVELISFTQPQVPQVISGDPTRLRQTLLALLDHALRKTDEGEVLLVVALDQRSGEPRLRIAVQDSGEPIPRDERDALLHSELHSKNLLSGNGVGGHLGLVIARQLILLMKGEFGIKSGSQQGSTLWLTLPLDPERLEHPTLDLDGPLRGARVLVVDDNDTCRKVLVQQCSAWGLNVSSVPSGKEALALLRTKAHLRDYFDAVLLDQNMPGMTGMQLAAKIKEDPSLNHDILIIMLTGISNAPTKIIARNAGIKRILAKPVAGYTLKTTLADELAQRGQATAQASAPQPHAPISVPGDFRILVAEDNSISTKVIRGMLGKLNVQPDTASNGEEALRAMKAQRYDLVLMDCEMPILDGFSATQQLRDWELGTNRERTPVVALTAHILTEHKERARQAGMDGHMAKPIELSQLRELIEHWVAQRNQAQSQASNS, translated from the coding sequence GTGCGTTGGCTCAGGATCGCCATTTCATCGATTGTCTGTGCACTGACCCTGTTGTGCGCGTACCCGGCCATGGCCGAGTCCGGCAGTGGCTGGTCGGTATTGCTCGATGAACACGCACACCTGCAACTGAGCGACATACGCTCGCCCCGCTATCAAAACCAGTTCAGCCCCCTCGAACTGAGCCAGTTGACCCCTACCGCCGCCAATACCGCGCAATGGTTGCATTACCGCCTGCCGCCCGGCCCTCACGAACAGGTATTGCGCATTTTCGCGCCCGACCTGTCCGAGCTCGAATTCTACGTACTGGACGGCGATACGCTGGTCCGCCAGCAACGCAGTGGTCGTGACAGCCTGGGCGTGGAACCCGCCCTGGCCAACACCGACATCCTGCTGCCGGTGCCCATCAGCTCGCACGCCCTGGACCTTTACCTGCGCCTGGCATCGGCCCATCAGTTGCGCCCCAATGTCGCCCTGCTGCCTGCCGTCACCGCTGCCGCCGACCAGCGCCAGACCCTGCTCATGGGCCTGCTGTTCGGCTGCCTGGCCATGCTGGTGGTGCACAACCTGGCCCGTTACGCCTACAGCCGGTCGAGCAGCAGCCTGTGGCTGGCGGCCGCCGAGACGCTGCTTACCCTCAGCGCCGCGATCCTGCTGAACCTCAGCGGCCCCTGGTTCGACACCTGGCACTCCCTGCGCACCACGGGCAGCTACCTGTCGCTGATGGTGGCGGCCATTTGCTGCCTGATGTTCACCCAACGCTTCTTCGCACCGCGTACTACCCCGCTGATCGACCGTCTGCTGGGCGCCGCCAAGCTGTTGATCGGCCTTAGCGGCCTGCTGGTGCTGATGGTCGATGGCTTGCCCATCAACTCCATCACCTACGCCATGATGGTGGTGGGCGGCCTGGGCATGTTGCTGACCGCGGCCTGGCACTGGCAGAAAGGCTATCGGCCGGCACGGTTGTTCACCTGGGCCATGCTGTTGCTCAACCTGGGTGTGTTGATCGTGCTGCCCGCCCTGCTGGTGCTGACCCGTACCCCGCCCCAGTGGCTGGTACTCGGGCTGATGGGCATAGGCGCGCTGACTGGGCTGATGCTCAACACAGCCCTGAGCGAACGCCTGCGCACCATCAGCGAGGACCGTTTCAGCGCCAGCCGCGAACTGGCCGCCAGCACCGCGGAAATAAACGCCAAGGCCGAGTTCCTCGCGCGCATCAGCCACGAGATTCGCACCCCGATGAATGGCGTGTTGGGCATGACCGAATTGCTGCTCGGTACGCCCCTTTCGGTCAAGCAGCGCGACTACGTGCAAACGATTCACAGCGCTGGCAATGAGCTGCTGACGCTGATCAACGAGATCCTCGACATCTCCAAGATCGAATCCGGGCAGATCGAACTCGATGACGTGCAGTTCGACCTCAGCGCCCTGATCGAAGAGTGCCTGAACATCTTCCGCGCCAAGGCCGAACAGCAAAACGTCGAGCTGATCAGTTTCACCCAGCCCCAGGTACCCCAGGTCATCAGCGGCGACCCCACTCGCCTGCGCCAGACCCTGCTGGCCCTGCTAGACCACGCCCTGCGCAAAACCGACGAAGGCGAAGTGCTGCTGGTGGTCGCGCTGGACCAGCGCAGTGGCGAGCCGCGCCTGCGCATCGCGGTGCAGGACAGCGGCGAGCCCATCCCGCGCGATGAGCGCGACGCCCTGCTGCACAGCGAGTTGCACAGCAAGAACCTGCTGTCGGGCAATGGCGTGGGCGGGCACCTGGGGCTGGTCATCGCCCGCCAACTGATCCTGCTGATGAAAGGCGAGTTCGGTATCAAGAGCGGTAGCCAGCAGGGCAGCACCCTGTGGTTGACCTTGCCACTGGACCCGGAACGCCTGGAACACCCGACCCTGGACCTGGACGGCCCTCTGCGCGGCGCGCGGGTGCTGGTGGTGGACGACAATGACACCTGCCGCAAGGTGCTGGTGCAACAGTGCAGTGCCTGGGGGCTGAACGTCAGCTCGGTGCCCTCGGGCAAGGAAGCGCTGGCGCTGTTGCGCACCAAGGCACACCTGCGCGACTATTTCGACGCGGTACTGCTGGACCAGAACATGCCTGGCATGACCGGCATGCAACTAGCGGCCAAGATCAAGGAAGACCCCAGCCTGAACCACGATATTCTGATCATCATGCTGACCGGCATCAGCAACGCACCTACCAAGATCATCGCCCGCAATGCCGGTATCAAGCGCATCCTGGCAAAACCTGTGGCCGGCTACACCCTCAAGACCACCCTGGCCGACGAACTGGCGCAACGCGGGCAGGCCACCGCCCAGGCCAGCGCCCCGCAGCCCCACGCGCCGATCTCGGTGCCTGGCGACTTCCGTATTCTGGTGGCCGAGGACAACAGCATCTCCACCAAAGTGATCCGCGGCATGCTAGGCAAGCTCAACGTGCAACCCGACACGGCCAGCAACGGCGAGGAAGCCCTGCGGGCGATGAAGGCGCAACGTTATGACCTGGTGCTGATGGACTGCGAAATGCCCATACTGGATGGCTTCTCCGCCACCCAGCAGCTGCGCGACTGGGAACTGGGCACCAACCGCGAGCGCACGCCCGTGGTGGCCCTCACGGCGCACATCCTGACCGAACACAAGGAACGCGCACGCCAGGCCGGCATGGACGGGCACATGGCCAAGCCGATAGAACTGTCACAATTGCGCGAGCTTATCGAACACTGGGTAGCACAGCGCAACCAGGCGCAAAGCCAGGCCAGCAACTCCTGA
- the fis gene encoding DNA-binding transcriptional regulator Fis, which produces MTMMTETLVSGTTPVSDNVNLKQHLNTPSEEGQTLRGSVEKALHNYFAHLEGAAVTDVYNLVLSEVEAPLLESVMNYVKGNQTKASEMLGLNRGTLRKKLKQYDLL; this is translated from the coding sequence ATGACGATGATGACCGAGACTTTAGTGAGTGGAACAACGCCCGTGAGCGACAACGTCAACTTGAAACAGCACCTGAACACGCCAAGCGAAGAGGGTCAGACCCTTCGCGGCAGTGTTGAGAAGGCGCTGCACAATTATTTCGCCCATCTTGAGGGCGCTGCCGTCACTGACGTGTACAACCTGGTGCTTTCCGAAGTCGAGGCCCCCTTGCTCGAAAGCGTGATGAACTACGTCAAGGGCAACCAGACGAAGGCCAGCGAGATGCTGGGCCTGAATCGCGGTACCTTGCGCAAGAAGCTCAAGCAATACGATCTGCTGTAA
- the purH gene encoding bifunctional phosphoribosylaminoimidazolecarboxamide formyltransferase/IMP cyclohydrolase — MTDQTTRLPVRRALISVSDKTGILEFARELEALGVEILSTGGTFKLLQDNGVAAVEVADYTGFAEMMDGRVKTLHPKIHGGILGRRGVDDAIMNEHGIKPIDLVAVNLYPFEATISKPGCDLPTAIENIDIGGPTMVRSAAKNHKDVAIVVNASDYGQVLDSLKAGGLTYAQRFDLMLKAFEHTAAYDGMIANYMGTVNQAAETLSTEGRSEFPRTFNSQFIKAQEMRYGENPHQSAAFYVEAKPAEVGIATATQLQGKELSYNNVADTDAALECVKSFVKPACVIVKHANPCGVAVSPDAEGGIRQAYELAYATDTESAFGGIIAFNRELDAETAKAIVDRQFVEVIIAPSVSEEARAIVAAKANVRLLACGQWSADRAAAWDYKRVNGGLLVQSRDIGMIGADDLKVVTQRAPTEQEIHDLIFAWKVAKYVKSNAIVYAKNRQTIGVGAGQMSRVNSARIAAIKAEHAGLQVQGAVMASDAFFPFRDGIDNAAKVGITAVIQPGGSMRDAEVIAAADEAGIAMVFTGMRHFRH; from the coding sequence ATGACCGACCAGACTACCCGCCTGCCCGTCCGCCGCGCTTTGATCAGCGTCTCCGACAAGACCGGTATCCTTGAATTCGCCCGTGAACTCGAAGCCCTGGGCGTCGAGATCCTGTCCACCGGCGGTACCTTCAAGTTGCTGCAGGACAACGGCGTTGCCGCAGTGGAAGTGGCGGATTACACCGGCTTCGCCGAAATGATGGACGGCCGGGTGAAGACCCTGCACCCGAAAATCCACGGCGGCATCCTGGGCCGTCGCGGCGTCGACGACGCCATCATGAACGAGCACGGCATCAAGCCGATCGACCTGGTCGCGGTCAACCTCTATCCGTTCGAAGCCACCATCAGCAAGCCGGGCTGCGACCTGCCGACCGCCATCGAGAACATCGACATCGGCGGCCCGACCATGGTCCGCTCCGCGGCCAAGAACCACAAGGACGTGGCCATCGTGGTCAACGCCAGCGACTACGGCCAGGTGCTGGACAGCCTGAAGGCCGGCGGCCTGACCTACGCTCAGCGCTTCGACCTGATGCTCAAGGCTTTCGAGCACACCGCGGCCTACGACGGCATGATCGCCAACTACATGGGCACCGTGAACCAGGCCGCCGAGACCCTGAGCACCGAAGGCCGCAGCGAATTCCCGCGCACCTTCAACAGCCAGTTCATCAAGGCCCAGGAAATGCGCTACGGCGAGAACCCGCACCAGAGTGCGGCGTTCTACGTGGAAGCCAAGCCAGCCGAAGTGGGCATCGCCACCGCTACCCAGTTGCAGGGCAAGGAACTGTCCTACAACAACGTGGCCGACACCGACGCTGCCCTGGAGTGCGTGAAGAGCTTCGTCAAACCGGCCTGCGTGATCGTCAAGCACGCCAACCCGTGCGGCGTGGCCGTCAGCCCAGACGCCGAAGGCGGCATCCGCCAGGCCTACGAACTGGCCTATGCCACTGACACCGAGTCGGCGTTCGGCGGCATCATCGCCTTCAACCGCGAACTGGACGCCGAGACCGCCAAGGCCATCGTCGACCGCCAGTTCGTGGAAGTGATCATTGCCCCGAGCGTCAGCGAAGAAGCCCGCGCCATCGTTGCCGCCAAGGCCAACGTGCGCCTGCTGGCCTGCGGCCAGTGGTCGGCCGACCGCGCCGCTGCCTGGGACTACAAGCGCGTCAACGGCGGCCTGCTGGTTCAGAGCCGCGACATCGGCATGATCGGCGCCGACGACCTGAAAGTGGTGACCCAGCGCGCCCCGACCGAGCAGGAGATCCACGACCTGATCTTCGCCTGGAAAGTGGCCAAGTACGTGAAGTCCAACGCTATCGTCTACGCCAAGAACCGCCAGACCATCGGTGTCGGCGCCGGCCAGATGAGCCGCGTGAACTCCGCGCGCATCGCCGCCATCAAGGCCGAGCACGCTGGCCTGCAGGTACAGGGCGCGGTCATGGCCTCCGACGCGTTCTTCCCGTTCCGTGACGGCATCGACAACGCGGCCAAGGTGGGCATCACCGCAGTGATCCAGCCAGGCGGCTCCATGCGTGACGCCGAAGTCATCGCCGCGGCCGACGAAGCCGGCATCGCCATGGTCTTCACCGGCATGCGTCATTTCCGCCACTGA